In one Rhopalosiphum padi isolate XX-2018 chromosome 3, ASM2088224v1, whole genome shotgun sequence genomic region, the following are encoded:
- the LOC132925229 gene encoding uncharacterized protein LOC132925229 — protein MPRHCAQCPNILAYVRMIILILKFEICHTLTGHCTRLPEQSVPCPNSSEQSELYSALHTFISNCIYIDNEKSDNGREFANKVIIELCSMWEEFKIVHGKPRHSQSQGSVERANQDIQNILATWLADNNSRKWSEGLKFVQFMKNRSFHHGTKRSPYEAMFGTHAKVGLKSTQISTDLISTLKSEEDLVKDLDCGINIDSAKQLFSDEDENDQIKLRIESISSNRSNAAENLKVQANKTKNLSEERFFPGKEGENVKIKIPDVYRARCDLRCILGVILSDNLCKIGTNEGRLHQLYSRNQFTICKEVFIQADDVPPVQISLREVARKSSNLGGHGYDRCTCYTLCKTNRCKCKRSGRLCNSVS, from the exons ATGCCCAGACACTGCGCACAATGCCCGAACATTTTGGCTTATGTAAGAATGATCATTTTAATactcaaatttgaaatttgtcatACATTGACCGGGCATTGTACTAGATTGCCCGAGCAAAGTGTACCCTGCCCAAATTCAAGTGAGCAAAGTGAATTATACAGTGCGCTGCACACTTTTATATCAAATtgcatttatat TGATAATGAAAAAAGTGATAATGGAAGGGAATTCGccaataaagttattattgagTTGTGTAGTATGTGGGAAGAATTTAAGATTGTCCACGGAAAGCCTAGACACTCGCAAAGTCAAGGGTCTGTCGAAAGGGCCaaccaagatattcaaaatattctcGCAACATGGTTAGCCGATAATAATTCCAGAAAGTGGAGCGAAGGTCTTAAATTTGTTcaatttatgaagaatcggaGTTTTCACCATGGTACAAAACGTTCGCCATACGAAGCTATGTTCGGAACACATGCTAAAGTTGGTCTAAAATCAACCCAAATTTCAACCGATTTAATTTCTACTTTAAAATCAGAGGAAGATTTAGTAAAAGATCTAGACTGTGGAATTAATATC GACAGTGCAAAACAACTTTTTTCTGATGAAGATGAAAACGATCAAATAAAATTGAGAATAGAATCAATTTCTTCAAATCGATCAAATGCTGCTGAAAATCTTAAAGTACAAGCTAACAAAACGAAGAATTTATCTGAAGAACGTTTTTTTCCAGGAAAAGAAggagaaaatgttaaaataaaaattcctgaTGTGTATCGAGCAAGATGTGATCTTCGGTGTATTCTGGGAGTTATACTTTctg ataatttatgtaaaattggaaCAAACGAGGGCAGACTACATCAACTCTACAGTCGGAACCAATTCACAATATGCAAAGAGGTGTTTATCCAGGCTGATGATGTACCACCAGTACAAATTTCATTAAGAGAAGTGGCAAGAAAATCTTCTAATTTGGGTGGCCATGGGTACGATAGGTGTACTTGTTATACATTGTGTAAGACCAACCGGTGTAAATGTAAAAGATCTGGTCGTCTTTGTAACTCAGTGTCATAA
- the LOC132926456 gene encoding uncharacterized protein LOC132926456 has product MLYKRGCDGSSGQSQYRQNFNDDLLITDETMFMFSIVPLELRSNSEVSDIKNNYEVIWTNPSPSSTKFCRPIKYMFKKETIESTKEEVKDIETQILKLINTDVIFNESVVHVKHTLIFSMVDGKVCNSMTGHWNISQTCYICGCKPTRFNDIDSIKKYSK; this is encoded by the exons ATGTTGTATAAACGAGGGTGTGATGGCAGTAGTGGTCAGTCTCAATATAGACAAAATTTTAACGACGATCTTTTAATAACTGATGAAACAATGTTTATGTTTTCAATTGTGCCACTAGAACTTCGATCTAATTCTGAAGTTAGCgatatcaaaaacaattatgaagTTATTTGGACTAACCCTTCTCCATCATCCACTAAATTTTGCCGTCCAatcaaatatatgtttaaaaaagaaACTATCGAGAGTACTAAAGAAGAAGTTAAAGATATTGAAACACAAATACTTAAGCTTATAAACACAGATGTAATTTTTAACGAATCAGTCGTTCATGTCAAACATACTCTCATATTTTCAATGGTCGATGGAAAG GTTTGCAATTCTATGACTGGACACTGGAACATTAGCCAAACGTGTTACATTTGTGGGTGTAAGCCGACACGTTTTAATGACATCGatagcattaaaaaatattccaaataa